DNA from Bradyrhizobium diazoefficiens USDA 110:
CCATGGCCGCCGCGGCGATCGACAGCAACGTGCCGCCCAGACAGTAGCCGAGCGCATGGGTCTTCCGATCGGGCATGATCCGGCCGATCATGTCCAGCGCAGCCATCACTCCGAGCTTGCGATAGTCGTCGAAGGCAACATCCCTGTCCTTCGCATCCGGATTGCGCCAGGAGATCGCGAACACGGTGAAGCCTTGACCGGTCAGATACCGGACCAGGGAATTTTGCGGCGACAGATCGAGGATGTAATACTTCATGATCCAGGCCGGCACGATCAGGATCGGCTCGGGTCGCACTTGCGCGGTCGTGGGATGATACTGGATCAGCTCGATTAGATCGTTGCGGTAGACGACCTTGCCGGGCGTAGCTGCCACCGTCTTGCCGACGACGAACTGCTCGTCACCCGCCGTCTTTGAGACAGAGAGCAGCCGCATCAGATCGCTACACCAGTTCTGCCAGCCGAACACAAAATTCTCGCCGCCGCTCTGGAACGCCTTTTCGAGAACCTGCGGATTGGTGGCCGCGAAATTCGACGGCGCCAGCATGTCGAGCATCTGGCGCACAGAGAACTCGACGACGGCTTCATTTGCATGCGACACGCCACGCACGCCGGTCGTGGCATCGTGCCACCAGCGCTCCGACAGCAGGAACGCCTGCGCAAGCAGATTGAACGGCGCGGTCTCCCATTGCGGGTCCTTGAAGCGACGATCGCGTCCCTGCGGCTCAATCACGGACCACGGCTTTTGTGAGGTCGCGTGCGCGACGGCTTGCAGGAGCATACCGGTATCGCGAAGACCGTTACGGAACATCTGCATCCGGCGCTCCGGCGCCGCGGCAAGATGCGTGCTCCAGTCGAGCCAGGCGAGCGACAAGGCCACAGGCGAAATCCCGCCCGTGAACCGCGCCAGCACCGCATGAAACGCGCGGTCGAAAGGGTACGGCTCCGATGCAGGCAGGGAATTGGCGACGACCGGCTTCTCAGGGATCCTTTCGGGGATCGTCGCAGGGGCTTCGGCAGCCGAATTGGCGGGGAGAGCCTGTGCCGGCGGCTCTTCGGCCCGTGGAAATACCTTCACGACGCTCATGGCTGAATGATCCTGCGGGCTTCTGGTCTATGTCGGCAACAGGATATGGCGACGCTTCCGATACGTGTTGAGCTGCATCAAATCCGGGCACGGATCACAATTGCTCAACCAGGGAGAAGCGGCCTGGATCGCTTGACCTGAGTCAAACCACACCCCGACGGCCGGGCTAGGTTTTGCGCATTGAAATTCGACAAGCCAGCGGAGTCGTCCATGCGCGCCCATCAGATCATGACCCGGTCGGTCATCTCGGTCACCCCCGATACCAGCATCGTCGAGGCGGCCAACATCATGCTGAAGCGGCACGTCAGCGGCCTCACGGTGGTCGACGACACCGGCAAGCTCGTCGGCGTCGTCTCGGAAGGAGACTTCATCCGCCGCAGCGAGATCGGCACCGGGCGCAAGCGGGGGCGCTGGTTGCGGTTCATCCTCGGTCCGGGCAAATCGGCCAGCGACTTCGTCCACGAGCACGGCCGCAAGGTCTCGGAGGTGATGACCGCCTCGCCCGTGACCATCACCGAGGACACGGCACTCGCGGA
Protein-coding regions in this window:
- a CDS encoding PHA/PHB synthase family protein, with translation MSVVKVFPRAEEPPAQALPANSAAEAPATIPERIPEKPVVANSLPASEPYPFDRAFHAVLARFTGGISPVALSLAWLDWSTHLAAAPERRMQMFRNGLRDTGMLLQAVAHATSQKPWSVIEPQGRDRRFKDPQWETAPFNLLAQAFLLSERWWHDATTGVRGVSHANEAVVEFSVRQMLDMLAPSNFAATNPQVLEKAFQSGGENFVFGWQNWCSDLMRLLSVSKTAGDEQFVVGKTVAATPGKVVYRNDLIELIQYHPTTAQVRPEPILIVPAWIMKYYILDLSPQNSLVRYLTGQGFTVFAISWRNPDAKDRDVAFDDYRKLGVMAALDMIGRIMPDRKTHALGYCLGGTLLSIAAAAMARDGDGRLGTITLLAGQTDFTEAGELTLFINESQVAFLEDMMWQRGYLDTTQMAGAFQLLRSNELIWSRLSRDYLMGESSQPSDLMAWNADATRLPYRMHSEYLRKLFLDNDLAEGRYRVEGRSVSLSDIHAPMFVVGTLADHVAPWRSVYKIHYQADADVTFLLTNGGHNAGVVAPPDEPWHTYQVMTKAADAPYVGPDEWLKLAPRVEGSWWPEWAQWLAARSGEPCDPPSIGVGGADGLPDAPGDYVHS